In the genome of Mycobacteriales bacterium, one region contains:
- a CDS encoding glycosyltransferase family 1 protein, whose translation MARSPAALTVRVAVVVEQCLAPVPGGTGRYTRELAGALAAMAPEGAAVGGWVAWRRDVQGASIRGVDGPHRLPLPRRPLALAWGSGRGPGPRGTVVHAPTVLAPPRRDTPLVVTVHDTVAWTMPEALTGHGAAWHRRMTERALREADVVIVPTEAVRRELAGHATGPARVEIVGEGVSAPFLELPDPAEAARRGNRLGLPSTGYFVTLATLEPRKGLDVAVAAFAERIAPQLPLLVVGQPGWGGVDPAALAARHRLPADRVRVLGRLDDADLAVVLAGAVALLMPSRAEGFGLPAVEAMSLATPVVVSDIPALVEVTGGCALVVPVGDPFALADATRRLLDDGDLRDRLARSGRARSRTFTWASTAARMWALYTGLLPSG comes from the coding sequence GTGGCGCGAAGTCCAGCTGCCCTGACCGTGCGGGTGGCGGTCGTCGTGGAGCAGTGCCTCGCCCCGGTCCCGGGCGGGACCGGTCGCTACACCCGGGAGCTCGCCGGGGCGCTCGCCGCCATGGCCCCCGAGGGTGCCGCGGTCGGTGGCTGGGTGGCCTGGCGGCGCGATGTCCAAGGCGCATCGATCCGTGGAGTCGACGGCCCGCACCGGTTGCCCTTGCCGCGCCGCCCGCTGGCGCTCGCCTGGGGGAGCGGTCGCGGCCCCGGTCCGCGCGGCACCGTCGTGCACGCGCCGACGGTGCTCGCGCCGCCGCGCCGGGACACCCCCCTGGTCGTCACCGTTCACGACACGGTGGCCTGGACGATGCCGGAGGCGCTGACCGGTCACGGAGCGGCGTGGCACCGGCGGATGACCGAGCGGGCGCTGCGCGAAGCCGACGTCGTAATCGTGCCGACCGAGGCGGTGCGCCGGGAGCTCGCCGGCCATGCGACCGGCCCGGCCCGGGTCGAGATCGTCGGGGAGGGGGTTTCCGCGCCGTTCCTCGAGCTGCCGGACCCGGCCGAAGCGGCTCGTCGCGGTAACCGGCTAGGGCTGCCGTCGACCGGGTACTTCGTGACCCTTGCCACCCTCGAGCCGCGCAAAGGCCTCGACGTCGCGGTCGCGGCGTTCGCCGAGCGGATCGCGCCGCAACTTCCGCTGCTCGTCGTCGGCCAGCCCGGGTGGGGTGGGGTGGACCCGGCCGCGCTGGCCGCCCGGCACCGGCTCCCCGCCGACCGGGTGCGGGTCCTCGGCCGGCTCGACGACGCGGATCTGGCCGTCGTCCTCGCCGGTGCGGTGGCGTTGCTCATGCCGTCCCGGGCCGAGGGGTTCGGCCTGCCGGCGGTGGAGGCGATGTCGCTCGCCACCCCGGTCGTCGTCAGCGACATCCCGGCCCTGGTCGAGGTGACCGGCGGGTGCGCCCTCGTCGTCCCGGTCGGCGATCCGTTCGCCCTGGCTGACGCGACCCGCCGTCTGCTCGACGACGGAGATCTGCGTGATCGGCTGGCCCGCTCCGGTCGGGCCCGGTCCCGAACCTTCACCTGGGCCTCGACCGCCGCGCGGATGTGGGCGCTCTACACCGGACTGCTCCCGTCCGGCTGA
- a CDS encoding glycosyltransferase family 1 protein, with protein sequence MAPRVLVDATAVPADRGGVGRYVDGLIAALGRTDANLAIACQRADAERYGRLAPGARIVAGPAAIAHRPARLAWEQTGLPLVAQQVEADVVHSPHYTMPLRVARPVVVTIHDATFFTEPDMHTAVKGTFFRSATRTALRRATRVIVPSKATRDELVRVLDADSTKIDVAYHGVDTETFHVPTDADKARLANRLGVRGSYLAFLGMLEPRKNVPSLIRGWVQAVADRDDPPALVLAGGTGWDDDVDAAIAEVPSHLRVLRPGYLHFNDLPGFLGGALVVAYPSHGEGFGLPVLEAMACGAPVLTTHRLSLPEVGGDAVAYTEPDPTSIGVALAGLLDDPGRRQSLGAAGLSRAREFTWAASAEVHQASYARAVAS encoded by the coding sequence GTGGCGCCGCGCGTGCTCGTCGACGCGACCGCCGTCCCCGCTGACCGCGGTGGCGTCGGGCGTTATGTGGACGGGCTGATCGCCGCTCTCGGCCGCACCGATGCGAATCTGGCGATCGCCTGCCAGCGGGCCGACGCGGAGCGCTACGGCCGGCTCGCCCCGGGCGCCCGGATCGTCGCCGGCCCCGCGGCGATTGCGCACCGTCCGGCCCGGCTCGCCTGGGAGCAGACCGGGCTCCCACTGGTGGCCCAGCAGGTCGAGGCCGACGTGGTCCACTCACCGCATTACACGATGCCGCTGCGCGTCGCCCGACCCGTGGTCGTCACGATTCACGACGCCACGTTCTTCACCGAGCCGGACATGCACACCGCGGTCAAAGGAACGTTCTTCCGGTCCGCGACCCGCACCGCGTTGCGCCGTGCCACCCGGGTGATCGTCCCGTCGAAGGCGACCCGCGACGAGCTGGTCCGGGTGCTCGACGCGGACTCGACGAAGATCGACGTCGCCTATCACGGGGTGGACACCGAAACCTTCCACGTCCCCACCGACGCGGACAAGGCCAGACTCGCCAACCGCCTCGGCGTGCGTGGGTCCTACCTTGCCTTCCTCGGAATGCTCGAACCGCGGAAGAACGTTCCCAGCCTGATCCGTGGCTGGGTGCAGGCGGTCGCCGACCGCGACGACCCGCCGGCGCTCGTTCTGGCCGGCGGGACCGGATGGGACGACGACGTGGATGCGGCGATCGCCGAGGTGCCCTCACATCTGCGCGTACTGCGGCCGGGGTATCTGCACTTCAACGATCTGCCGGGTTTCCTCGGTGGCGCGCTGGTCGTCGCCTATCCGAGCCACGGCGAGGGATTCGGCCTGCCGGTGCTCGAGGCGATGGCCTGCGGCGCGCCGGTGCTCACCACCCACCGGCTATCGCTCCCGGAGGTCGGTGGCGACGCCGTCGCCTACACCGAACCGGATCCGACGTCGATCGGCGTGGCCCTGGCCGGATTGCTCGACGACCCGGGCCGGCGCCAGTCGCTCGGTGCCGCCGGCCTGTCCCGGGCCCGGGAGTTCACCTGGGCGGCCAGCGCCGAGGTGCACCAGGCCTCCTACGCCCGGGCCGTCGCGTCCTGA
- a CDS encoding glycosyltransferase family 2 protein has protein sequence MTAPRARVVVVTYCSGDSLDSFLDSLASAADPAELEVVVADNASTDGTAERAAARSGVEVLATGTNLGYGRAANLGAAGTVADWLLVANPDIVFTPDALDRLFEATSRWPRAGAFGPAIRTPDGDLYPSARAFPSLGRGLGHAAFGWVWPGNPWTRAYRREGGRPVEGPAGWLSGSCLLLRRDAFEAVGGFDPAYFMYCEDMDLCRRLATAGWSSVYVPAAVVTHIGAHATRLHSTRMLAEHHRSLHRYLSRQYSGRRYLWLRPLLAAGLAVRFIAALAVGRIREGARPTRSADLLEE, from the coding sequence CTGACGGCGCCGCGCGCCCGGGTCGTCGTCGTCACCTACTGCTCCGGCGACTCACTCGACTCGTTCCTCGATTCCTTGGCGTCGGCGGCGGACCCGGCGGAACTCGAGGTGGTGGTCGCGGACAACGCCTCTACCGACGGAACGGCGGAACGGGCGGCGGCTCGTTCTGGGGTGGAAGTCCTGGCCACGGGGACCAACCTCGGGTATGGCCGGGCGGCCAACCTCGGGGCGGCCGGGACCGTCGCCGACTGGCTGCTCGTCGCCAACCCGGACATCGTGTTCACCCCCGACGCTCTCGACAGGTTGTTCGAGGCGACGTCCCGCTGGCCGCGGGCCGGCGCTTTCGGCCCGGCGATCCGCACCCCGGACGGCGACCTGTACCCGTCGGCCCGCGCCTTCCCTTCGCTCGGCCGCGGACTGGGGCACGCGGCGTTCGGATGGGTCTGGCCGGGGAATCCGTGGACCCGGGCCTACCGGCGGGAGGGCGGTCGCCCGGTCGAGGGGCCGGCCGGTTGGCTGTCCGGGTCCTGCCTGCTGCTCCGTCGGGATGCCTTCGAGGCGGTCGGAGGCTTCGACCCGGCCTACTTCATGTACTGCGAGGACATGGATCTGTGTCGACGGCTCGCCACCGCCGGTTGGTCGTCGGTGTACGTCCCGGCTGCGGTAGTCACGCACATCGGTGCGCACGCGACCCGGTTGCACTCGACCCGGATGCTCGCCGAGCACCACCGCTCGCTCCACCGTTACCTGTCCCGGCAGTACTCCGGCCGGCGTTACCTCTGGTTGCGTCCGCTGCTCGCGGCCGGGTTGGCCGTACGCTTCATCGCCGCGCTCGCGGTCGGGCGGATCCGCGAGGGCGCACGACCGACCCGGTCGGCCGACCTGCTCGAGGAGTGA
- a CDS encoding NDP-sugar synthase produces MTIDAILLVGGEGTRLRPLTLTTPKPMLPVAGVPLVAHQLARARDAGIDHVVLATSYKAELFEAAFGDGSAMGLELEYVTEVEPLGTGGGIRNVLDRLRAAPEDPVAVFNGDVLSAHDLSEQIRVHVAGGAAVTLHLSEVSDPRAYGCVPTDPTGRVTDFLEKTPDPVTNRINAGCYVFRRAVIDSIPAGRPVSVERETFPALLAEGALLLGFLDAGYWLDLGTPEAFVQGSRDMVRGVIGSSALTGEPGDSLVLDGASVAPDAAVVGGSCVGVGARVGPGAVVDGSVLFAGAFVDAGATVRDSAVGRDAVVGTDALVEGAVLGDGAHLGSGNELLRGARLWPSAVIADRSLRFSPGP; encoded by the coding sequence GTGACCATCGACGCGATCCTGCTCGTCGGCGGCGAGGGCACCCGCCTGCGTCCACTCACCCTCACGACGCCGAAGCCGATGCTGCCGGTGGCCGGTGTCCCGCTCGTCGCGCATCAACTGGCTCGGGCCCGCGACGCCGGCATCGACCACGTCGTGCTCGCGACCTCGTACAAGGCCGAGCTGTTCGAGGCCGCTTTCGGCGACGGATCGGCGATGGGGCTAGAGCTCGAGTACGTCACCGAGGTCGAGCCGCTCGGCACGGGTGGCGGGATCCGCAACGTGCTCGACCGGCTGCGGGCCGCGCCGGAGGATCCGGTGGCGGTCTTCAACGGCGACGTCCTGTCCGCCCACGACCTGTCCGAGCAGATCCGCGTCCACGTCGCCGGTGGCGCGGCGGTCACCCTGCACCTGTCCGAGGTGAGCGACCCGCGGGCCTACGGCTGCGTTCCCACCGACCCGACCGGGCGGGTGACCGACTTTCTCGAGAAGACGCCGGATCCCGTCACCAACCGGATCAACGCCGGCTGCTACGTGTTCCGACGCGCGGTCATCGATTCGATCCCGGCCGGCCGGCCGGTCTCGGTGGAGCGGGAGACGTTCCCCGCGCTGCTGGCCGAGGGTGCGCTGCTCCTCGGGTTCCTCGACGCCGGGTACTGGCTCGACCTGGGCACGCCGGAGGCGTTCGTCCAGGGCAGCCGCGACATGGTCCGTGGGGTCATCGGATCGTCCGCGCTGACCGGGGAGCCGGGTGACTCGCTCGTGCTGGACGGCGCCTCGGTGGCGCCCGACGCTGCGGTCGTCGGCGGCTCGTGCGTCGGCGTCGGCGCCCGGGTCGGGCCGGGTGCGGTGGTCGACGGATCGGTCCTGTTCGCCGGTGCGTTCGTGGACGCGGGGGCGACGGTGCGTGACTCCGCGGTCGGCCGCGACGCCGTCGTCGGCACGGACGCGCTCGTCGAGGGTGCCGTGCTCGGCGACGGCGCGCACCTCGGGTCCGGAAACGAGTTGCTCCGCGGGGCCCGGTTGTGGCCCAGCGCGGTGATCGCCGACCGGTCGCTGCGGTTCTCGCCCGGCCCGTGA
- a CDS encoding DNA-3-methyladenine glycosylase 2 family protein — protein sequence MTAAVRFRPDGPLDLPATLGVLRHGPGDPTFRIEPTGAVWRTCRTAGGPATLRLSAAGGEVEIAGWGPGADLALDGVPDLLGARDDPGAFVAHHAPVRAGLRRLVGWRVIRTGLVFEALVPAVLEQKVTAREAHRAWRRIITRFGDPAPGPAPAGMRVVPSPAAWLRLPSWEWHRAGVDSRRAATIRAVAARAGRLEGTAGMPPAEAARMLQVVPGVGRWTAAEVGQRAYGDADAVSVGDLHLPGLVGWTLIGRPVDDDGMLELLEPYRPQRYRAVRLLEAVGRKPAFGPRAAPRDFRMI from the coding sequence GTGACCGCAGCCGTACGCTTCCGGCCGGACGGCCCGCTGGACCTTCCGGCGACGCTGGGGGTGCTACGCCACGGGCCGGGCGATCCGACCTTCCGGATCGAGCCCACGGGCGCGGTGTGGCGGACCTGCCGGACCGCCGGCGGCCCGGCGACCCTGCGGCTGTCCGCGGCCGGCGGGGAGGTCGAGATCGCCGGCTGGGGCCCCGGGGCCGACCTCGCCCTCGACGGCGTGCCGGACCTGCTCGGCGCTCGCGACGATCCGGGCGCGTTCGTCGCTCACCACGCCCCGGTGCGGGCGGGGCTGCGCCGGCTCGTCGGATGGCGGGTAATCCGCACCGGCCTGGTCTTCGAGGCGCTGGTGCCGGCGGTGCTCGAACAGAAGGTGACCGCCCGCGAGGCGCACCGGGCATGGCGGCGGATCATCACCCGTTTCGGGGACCCGGCCCCGGGGCCGGCACCGGCCGGGATGCGGGTCGTCCCGTCCCCGGCGGCGTGGCTACGCCTGCCGTCCTGGGAGTGGCACCGGGCCGGTGTCGACTCCCGGCGGGCGGCGACGATCCGTGCGGTCGCGGCCCGAGCCGGGCGGCTCGAGGGCACCGCCGGGATGCCACCGGCCGAGGCGGCCCGCATGTTGCAGGTAGTGCCCGGCGTCGGTCGCTGGACGGCGGCCGAGGTGGGCCAGCGCGCCTATGGCGATGCCGACGCGGTGTCGGTCGGCGACCTGCACCTGCCCGGACTGGTCGGCTGGACGCTGATCGGTCGGCCCGTCGACGACGACGGGATGCTCGAGCTGCTCGAGCCGTACCGTCCGCAGCGCTACCGCGCGGTTCGGCTGCTCGAGGCGGTGGGGCGCAAACCGGCGTTCGGGCCGCGGGCGGCTCCGCGCGACTTCCGGATGATCTGA
- a CDS encoding coenzyme F420-0:L-glutamate ligase, which translates to MTAPRLEIWGVGGIPEVQPGDDLAALIARAAPELRDGDLLVVTSKIVSKAEGRIFTGERADAIDAETIRIVAQRGDTRIVVTRHGFVVAAAGVDASNVEPGRVLLLPEDPDASARRIRSGIAARLGVDVDVIVSDTFGRPWRIGLTDVAVGLSGRPALDDQRGRPDRFGRPLDVTVTAIADEAAAAADLVKGKLGGIPVAVIRGLPRPEVTDDADLGAAALVRPEAEDMFRLGTTEARQAAVTARRSIREFRDAPVDPAALDRAIAAALTAPAPHHTTPWRFVVVGPGTRDRLLDAMAREWRRDLAGDGLSDTAIEARLRRGDLLRRAPLVVVPCLVADGSHEYPDERRRDAERAMFLVAMGAAVENLMVALAAEELGSCWVSSTLFCPDLVRDSLDLPADWAPIGAVAVGQPAGSAPVRSPRDPTGFLVWR; encoded by the coding sequence ATGACCGCGCCGCGCCTGGAGATCTGGGGGGTCGGCGGGATCCCGGAGGTCCAGCCCGGCGACGACCTCGCCGCGCTGATCGCCCGGGCCGCGCCGGAGCTCCGGGACGGCGACCTGCTGGTGGTTACCTCGAAGATCGTGAGCAAGGCCGAAGGGCGGATCTTCACCGGGGAGCGGGCTGACGCCATCGACGCCGAGACGATTCGTATCGTCGCTCAACGCGGCGACACGCGGATCGTGGTAACCAGGCACGGTTTCGTCGTCGCCGCCGCGGGTGTGGACGCGTCGAACGTCGAACCGGGACGGGTACTGCTGCTCCCCGAGGACCCGGACGCCTCGGCCCGAAGGATCCGGTCGGGCATCGCCGCCCGGCTTGGCGTGGACGTCGACGTCATCGTCTCGGACACCTTCGGGCGGCCCTGGCGGATCGGTCTCACCGACGTCGCCGTGGGCCTGTCGGGCCGGCCGGCACTCGACGATCAGCGTGGCCGACCCGACCGGTTCGGCCGGCCACTGGACGTGACGGTGACGGCGATCGCAGACGAGGCCGCTGCCGCCGCCGACCTCGTAAAAGGCAAGCTCGGCGGGATCCCGGTCGCGGTGATCCGCGGGCTACCCCGACCGGAAGTAACGGACGACGCGGACCTCGGCGCAGCCGCACTGGTCCGCCCGGAGGCGGAGGACATGTTCCGGCTCGGCACGACGGAGGCCCGGCAGGCCGCGGTGACCGCGCGCCGTTCGATTCGCGAGTTCCGGGACGCACCGGTGGACCCGGCGGCACTGGACCGGGCGATCGCGGCGGCGCTCACCGCCCCCGCGCCGCACCACACGACCCCGTGGCGGTTCGTCGTCGTCGGACCGGGAACCCGGGACCGGCTGCTCGACGCGATGGCCCGAGAGTGGCGCCGGGATCTGGCCGGTGACGGCCTGAGCGACACCGCGATCGAAGCCCGGTTGCGCCGCGGCGACCTGCTCCGCCGGGCGCCGCTCGTAGTCGTTCCCTGCCTCGTCGCGGACGGGTCACACGAGTACCCGGACGAGCGTCGGCGCGACGCCGAACGCGCGATGTTCCTGGTCGCGATGGGCGCGGCGGTGGAGAACCTGATGGTGGCCCTGGCGGCCGAGGAGCTCGGGTCCTGCTGGGTGTCGAGCACGCTGTTCTGTCCCGACTTGGTGCGGGACTCCCTCGATCTCCCGGCGGACTGGGCGCCGATCGGCGCCGTCGCCGTCGGTCAGCCGGCCGGGTCGGCGCCGGTCCGCTCGCCCCGCGATCCGACCGGGTTCCTGGTCTGGCGCTGA
- the cofD gene encoding 2-phospho-L-lactate transferase: MRAVVLAGGVGGGRFLLGARAVFGAASQDPPVTVIGNVGDDISLFGLRISPDLDTVMYTLGGGISRERGWGREAETFAARDELTGYGDERVWFGLGDRDLATHLLRSEWLRDGLPLSAVTARLCERWRPGVRLIPATDDRVETRVQLVNGRDLHFQEWWIRERAAPPAGGFRFAGADRARPAPGVLEAIATARIVLLAPSNPIVSIGAILAVPGIREALQATAAPVVGLSPIIAGAPVRGMADACLAAVGVATSAEAVGLRYGSRRAGGLLDGWLVDEADAEAVDPLAAAGIETRAVPLLMRDLAATTAMVQSALGLATAVRR, encoded by the coding sequence GTGCGGGCTGTGGTGCTCGCCGGCGGGGTCGGGGGGGGCCGTTTCCTGCTCGGCGCCCGGGCGGTGTTCGGGGCCGCGTCGCAGGATCCGCCGGTCACCGTGATCGGCAACGTCGGTGACGACATCAGCCTGTTCGGCCTCCGGATCAGCCCGGATCTGGACACGGTCATGTACACGCTGGGCGGCGGGATCTCGCGGGAACGCGGCTGGGGCCGGGAAGCGGAGACGTTCGCGGCCCGCGACGAGCTGACCGGCTACGGGGACGAGCGGGTGTGGTTCGGCTTGGGCGATCGCGACCTCGCGACCCACCTGCTGCGCAGCGAATGGCTGCGCGACGGGCTGCCGCTCTCGGCGGTCACCGCCCGGCTCTGCGAGCGGTGGCGGCCGGGGGTCCGGCTCATCCCCGCGACCGACGACCGGGTGGAGACCCGGGTCCAGCTCGTCAACGGCCGCGACCTGCATTTCCAGGAGTGGTGGATCCGGGAGCGGGCGGCGCCGCCGGCCGGCGGCTTCCGGTTCGCCGGCGCCGACCGCGCCCGGCCGGCACCAGGGGTCCTCGAGGCGATCGCCACCGCCCGGATCGTGCTGCTCGCCCCGTCGAACCCGATCGTGTCGATCGGTGCGATCCTGGCCGTCCCGGGGATCCGGGAGGCCCTTCAGGCCACTGCGGCACCCGTCGTCGGGCTGTCCCCGATCATCGCCGGGGCGCCGGTGCGCGGCATGGCTGACGCCTGCCTCGCGGCGGTGGGGGTGGCGACGTCGGCCGAGGCGGTCGGCCTCCGCTACGGCTCCCGCCGGGCGGGTGGCCTGCTCGACGGGTGGCTCGTCGACGAAGCGGACGCCGAGGCCGTCGACCCGCTCGCGGCGGCCGGAATCGAAACCCGGGCGGTTCCGCTGCTCATGCGGGACCTGGCGGCGACGACCGCGATGGTGCAGTCCGCGCTCGGGCTGGCGACCGCGGTCCGGCGATGA
- a CDS encoding WhiB family transcriptional regulator: protein MAAEVPRGDTVSDLPEDAAELAWRGDALCAETDPEAFFPEKGGSTREAKRVCVGCEVRGACLEYALAHDERFGIWGGLSERERRRLKRHAV from the coding sequence ATGGCAGCCGAGGTTCCTCGAGGAGACACCGTGAGCGACCTACCGGAAGACGCGGCGGAACTTGCGTGGCGGGGCGACGCCCTGTGCGCGGAGACTGATCCAGAGGCCTTCTTCCCGGAGAAGGGCGGATCCACCCGGGAGGCGAAGCGGGTCTGCGTCGGGTGCGAAGTGCGCGGCGCCTGCCTGGAGTACGCGCTCGCCCACGACGAGCGGTTCGGTATCTGGGGCGGCCTATCCGAGCGCGAACGCCGTCGGCTCAAGCGGCACGCGGTCTGA